The genomic segment GTAACCGGTTAATTCAATGCAGCCCTCACTAATATACTCCATGGTCCAGTTGCGGTCGTAGGCGCAGCGGTATGCTATTCCGGGCAGGTTCCCGATTAGGGTGGAAAGATGGCGCTGGCTTTCTCTTATTTTCTCCTCAGCCAGCTTTTGTTCGGTGATGTTGGTAAACACGCAGTGTGTCTGCAGAAAATCGCCCTTCTTATTGCAGCTTACGCTTCCCTCGAAGGAAACGATAATTGTGCTGCCGTCCTTATGTTTCATCTCGTACTCAACCCCGTGGATTTCACCCTCTGATTTAAACTGGGAGAACCGCTCGGGGAACAGTGAAGAACTGCTTCCAGAAAGAAAGTCGCCAAACCTTTTCCCGATTACCTCATTCCGTGCATAGCCCATGGTCTCCAGCCACGCATTGTTTATATCGAGAATTCTTCCCTCTGCATCCAGTGATTGGTAGGGGGCAGGTGACTGCTCATAGAACAGGCGGAACCTTTGTTCGCTTTCCTGCAGCACCTTTTGCGCTGCGCGCTCCTCTGTCTGATCGCGGAAGACGAGCACCACCGCGATGATATCCCCTTTTTCACTCCTGACTGGCGAGCAGCTGTTGGCGATAGGTATTTCCATTCCGTCCCTTGAGACAAGAAGCGTGTCATTGGCAAGCCCGATGACCGTCCCTTCATTGAGAACCTTGTGGACTGGGTCTTCAAGCCATTCCCGGGTTTCTTCGTGCATGATCCTGAATATCTCCTGAAGCGGCCTGCCTTTTGCCTCATGTTCCTTCCAGCCGGTTAATTGTTCTGCTACGGCATTCATGTGACGGAGGTTGCCTTTGGTATCTGCGGTAATCACCGCATCGCCGATGCTGTAGAGCGTTATGCGGAATTCCTCCTGTGCTATGCGCAGGTCTCTTTCCTTCAGGAACAATTCCCTGTAGATATTCTTCTGGCGGGAATGATAGAGCCATGCGATTCCTGTACCGGTCAGAATAAGCATCAGGAATATGAACAGAACGGTGACCGTACCCCTGTAACGGAGTTTTGCAAAAATCTCGCTCCTGTCGACTTTTGTGACCATATGCCAGGGCGTCTCCGGAACAGGCCTTATGTCGGCAAGCACGTCAATCCCGCGATAGTCCTTTCCTTCAATTATCCCTTCGAAACCCTGTACAGCCTGTACCACCGGAAGGTCTTTCTCTGTAAGAGCTCTGCGAAGTTGTAATGCGGTGTTTTTTCTGTGGCGCAATTCGTTCAGAAAAAGCACGCTTTCGCCGTCCCTGCGGACAAGCATGGTCTCGGCTGTTTTGCTCGGGGTAGGCCATAACTGGATAATCGGGTATAAGTAATTATCCGGATCAATGGAAAATACCAGTGCTGAAATTGTAATGCGCTGTTCATTGACAACCGGTGCGATAATATCAAGGTGGACTTTGTCGTCAATGGAGCAAAGATAGAAATCAGTAAGAATTACCTGCTGCATATGCACTGCCTCGATGATTTTTCCGGAGGTAAATGCATCAAGCTTTTTTGTCCTGTGTGCGAGCGAAAGCAGCAGGTTCCCTTCGGGAGAGGAAAGTATGATGTCATTATCGTAGTATTCCTCTTGTTTATGAGAGAGCAATTCGAGAATATTTTCTTTTGAGGAAGGATCTTCCGGGTTTGCAAGCCACTGCTCTATCCTGCGCACAAAGAAGGGAGATTGTGACAGCACTCCGGCATCGGCGATTCTTTCTTCCCGCCATTGTGTTATCTGGCCGATCTTCAGGCTGGCGATTGCTTTCAGCTCATCGTATTTCTCCTTCCTTATGGCCCGTGCTTCGGCACGGTAATAGAGAACTCCGCCAGCGATCAGCAGCATACTTATGACGGCAGTTAACAGTATCAGGTGCTGCTTTTTGAAGAAAGATATTTCAGTTTTGTTTTCCATTATTGGTAACTGTTAGGTCTCCGGTTACCCGGATCCGGCGTTTAATAACTCAAACGCTTGATGAACTGGATATTGCGAGTCCCGAAAGCATCCGGGACTTGCAATCTCATTTGATAAGAAGAGATTGCTTCCTTACTCTCGCAATGACCATTCTTACCGTTTTGGAGTTGGCTTTTTATAAAATTATATCAGGTTCGTTTAAAATATCCACTTTTTGGCTGCGTTCGGGCGGCATTCCAAAAAAAGACTTTATTATCCATCGGCCGAAAAGGCAGTGCGCTTCTCGGGAAGGGGAGGAACCGGTTCAGGTGCACAGGGGTCTCAGGGTTTTTGCACGCGTGGCACGGGTTTTCCAATCGGGTATGCTGCTGGCGGCAATATATGAATATCATTGCCCTGACGGTTTTTTTCTTTCTGTATGCGTCGGTTTTCCCTCGACAGAAGATGACCTTGAGCGGAAGGATTACCGGTAGTTAATGAACTCTATATGGTAGTCGAACTCTTTTTTCTTCAGCATTCCGATGACTGACTGAAGGTCGTCGATCTTTTTTGCCCTGACCCGAACCTGGTCTTTCTGGATCTCGGCCTGTACCTTAAGCTTCATTTCCTTAATGAGTTTGACGATATCCTTTGCCCGTTCCGTTGCTATGCCCTGCTGGAGGGATACGGGCTGGCGGAGCGTATCACCTGCTGCATGCTCGGCCTTGCCGAAGCTGAGGGACTTCAGGGAAACATTGCGCTTTACCAGTTTGCCTTTGAGGATTTCGGTAAGACTCTTCATTTTGTAGTCATCATCCGCGATGAGGATGATCTCTGCCTTTTCCTTATTCAGATCGATGCTGCTTTTGCTCCCCTTAAAGTCAAACCTCTGGCTGATTTCCTTCGCGGCCTGCTGCACCGCATTGGAGACTTCCTGCATGTCAACCCTGCTGACAATGTCAAACGAATGCTCATCTGCCATATCCGGCTCCTTTTTATGGAAATAATTTCTTATCGAATTATTACTGTTTGCGGTATTTCCGTCAAGTTTTCGTATCACGCGGTTTTCCCGGCAGTGCACTGCGGACAGGCTGTCGTTGCAGTTATTATGTGGCATATCATGAAAAGGCGATTATTAGCTTGAATGAGAGATACATATCCATGTACTCTCTCAGCATGCATTTAAGATATTTTTCAAGACGCTAAAAATCAGTTATGTTTTCTTATTCTTTCTTTCCAATAATCGGGGTTTCTGTGCAGATGTGCTATAGCGACAATAAGTATCTCAGTGTCTGTTATCTGGTAGATAATTCCATATGGGAATCGATGCAATTGACATCTTCGTGTATTGCTACTAAACGGATGCCATGCCAGTGGAAAATGTCGAATACGCTCGATGGCATTGAGTATCTCTCGCAAGAACGAATTACCTAAACCCGCAGATTCAGAATTGTAATACTCGATAGCTTCATCAAATTCGATTTGAGCAATATCAAGAAGCCTTATCTGCATTATTTCTGATACTTAGATAATGCCTCTTTTAATGATACCGACTTTATTTTGCCGGCTTTATATGCCTTTATCCTGTCTTCAACCTCCTTGCGCCATAAGTTATCTATTTGTTCGTTAGGTTGATCCAGGCTGGACAAAAGCCGATCAATAAGCGTTGCCCTTTCTAAAGTTGGGAGTTCCAGCGCATTTTTCAATACTTTCTGAGTATTTGTTGCCATCAAACCTCCTGCTTGATCTTTTTCATTATTATTTCAGGAATTTATCATTTTGTAAACATAATGCAGTGGTAAGCGGGCGCCTGCTCCTTACGCTACGCTGAACACATCCGATATTTGGATTTCTTACGGGGGGGTTCATGAAGGCTATGGTGAAAGATGTTTCGCAGCGCTTCTCTGCAGTCTTGCCTGTGCAGGGAGTATATCTTTCCCTGTGAATTAAGCAAATAATCATAATTTTTATTATAATTACTTAATGAGAAAAGGTATTTACATTCTTCCGAATACACTTACGCTGTGCGGCATGCTTCTGGGATTTTTTTCTATCCTCGCGTCGCTTAAGGGGAATTACCTGCATGCCTCATGGGCGATCATCTTCGCAACGATTTTTGACGGGCTGGACGGGTGGGTTGCGCGGCTTACTCACAGTACCACACGGTTCGGGATCGAGCTGGACTCACTTTCGGACCTCGTTGCCTTCGGTGTTGCGCCCGCAGTGATGATGTACAAGTGGGCCCTTTACCCGTTCGGAAGGATAGGGTGGGCGGCTGCGTTTCTGTTCCTCGCATGCGGGGCGCTGAGGCTTGCGCGATACAACGTCCAGATGGGCTCTGCGGAATCAAAATCATTCACCGGGATGCCGATTCCCGGTGCAGCGATAATTGTTGCCACGCTGGTCATTTTCCATCATGAAGTGTGGGACAGTCTTCCTGGCAGAAACTATTTCATTCTCCTCCTGATATTTACTCTTGCGGTGCTGATGGTGAGTACCCTGAGATTTCATGGTGCAAAGGAACTCGATTTCAGGAGAAGAAAGCCTTTCTGGATACTGGTGGCGATTGTCGTGATGTTAACGATTATTCTTATCCATCCGCCGGTCGCGCTTTTCATCTTTGCGATGATCTACCTGATTGCCGGTATAATTGAAAACATTATTCTTTTTTACAGGAAGAAAAAGAAGATACACAAGGCAGGAGTGACACAATGAGGACAGTAAGGATATTTGACACAACACTTCGGGACGGAGAACAGTCCCCAGGCGCATCCATGAATGTGCAGGAAAAACTGACCCTCGCAAAACAGCTTGCAAAACTCGGGGTCGACGTCATCGAGGCGGGCTTCGCATTCAGTTCCCCGGGTGATTTCGAGGCGATAAAAACCATAGGGAATGAGGTTGAAGGGCCGGTGATCTGCAGCCTGGCGCGCGCAAAGCCTGAAGATATCAAGAGCGCATGGGAAGCCCTCAGGGATGCCCCGCAGAAGAGAATACATACATTCCACTCCACCTCTGACATCCACCTGAAATATCAGTTCAGGGTGAGCCGGGAAGAGGCGCTGAAACGGTCTGTAGAGATGGTGAAGCTCGCAAGAAGCTATGTCGATGATGTGGAGTTTTCTCCGATGGATGCCACGAGAACCGATATCGGTTATCTCTGTGAAGTCGTCGAGGCGGTTATCGAGGCGGGCGCGTCAACCGTGAATATCCCCGATACCGTCGGATATACGATCCCGGTTGAGTTCGGCGCAATGATCAGGGCGATCTGCGAACGGGTCAGAAATATCGACAGGGCGGTCATCTCGGTACACTGTCACAACGATCTCGGGCTTGCGACGGCCAACTCGCTTGCAGCGGTACTGAACGGAGCCGGACAGATAGAATGCACGCTGAACGGTATCGGCGAGCGGGCAGGAAACTGTTCAATGGAGGAAGTGGTGATGACGCTCAGGACGAGAAGCGATGTTTTTCATGCCGACACAGGAATCAACACCGAGGAAATCATGAGGAGCAGCAGGCTTGTGACCAAGATAACAGGAATTTCCGTGCAGCCGAATAAGGCCATTGTAGGGGCAAATGCCTTTGCGCATGAGTCAGGTATCCATCAGGACGGGCTCCTGAAAGAAAAGTCGACCTATGAGATAATCAGGCCCGAAAGCATAGGGCTTTATTCCGCCAAGCTTGTGCTCGGCAAGCATTCAGGCAGGCATGCGTTCAAGACACGACTCAAGGAAATCGGGTATGTGCTTGAGGATGACGAACTCAATGCGGTCTTTGAGCGCTTCAAGAAGCTTGCCGACCAGAAGAAGGACATTTTTGACGAGGATATTGAGGCGTTGATGGCAGTCGATGTCATGAAGGTGCCGGAGGTCTACAGCCTTGTGGACCTTCATATCTTGTGCGGCATTCACCAGAAGCCGACCGCAGCGGTTAAGATCAAGATCGGTGATGAGATCGTCGACCGCATGGAGCATGGCGACGGTCCTGTTGATGCGACCTACAAGGCGATAGCGGCCATAACCGATACGAAGAGCAGGCTCCTGAAATTCGAGGTCAAAAGCATTACCGGAGGAACGGACGCCCTCGGGGAAGTGGTTGTATCACTGGAAGAAGGTGACAGGAATGTCAGGGGGCACGGTGCTGATACCGACATCATCGTCGCCGCGGCAAAGGCGTATATCAATGCGCTGAATAAGCTCGCTGCAAAAAAGCATCATTAGCCTTATTCATAAAAATCTTCCACAATACAGATGAGATGCAGTATCATCTGCTATCCCACGCTTCATGAATAATCCGGGTTAGCCATACCGGGAATCACTTCAAATCCTTTTTTGTTATAATTTGTGCATGGAACTCTCTGAAAATGCTCTGAGGGTTCTCAGAGCACGGTATCTCCTCAGAAATGAAAAGGGAGATATCGTTGAAACTCCTGAAGGGATGTTCATGAGGGTTGCATCGGCCGTTGCTTCCGCTGAGAGCCAGTTCGACGAAATCAGGGAAGAATGGCAGGAGAAGTTTTATTCCCTCATGGCAGAGCTCAGGTTCCTTCCCAATTCCCCTGCACTCATGAATGCAGGGAAAGATATAGGACAGCTGGCTGCATGTTTTGTGCTGCCGGTTGACGACTCGATGAAGGGGATTTTCGATTCACTCAAGGATGCCGCGTTGATACTTCAGAGCGGCGGTGGCACCGGATTCTCGTTTTCAAGGCTCAGACCAAAGGATGATGTTGTCCGTTCAACAGGTGGGTTCGCGAGCGGACCGGTATCCTTCATGAAGATTTACAACATGGCAACTGATGTGATAAAGCAGGGCGGGGCGAGAAGAGGGGCGAATATGGGCATTCTCCGCGTTGACCATCCTGATATCATTGAATTTATCAGAATCAAGAGAACTGAACGGGAAATGACGAATTTCAACATATCCGTTGCGGTGACTGATTCGTTCATGAAAGCCCTCAGAAATAATGTTGAATATGCGCTCGTCAATCCGAGAAGCAGGAATCAGGCGGGCAGGATGAGGGCGCGAACCGTGTTTAAGGAAATAGTCCAAAGCGCATGGGAAACCGGCGATCCCGGGATTGTGTTCATTGACAGAATAAACAGGGCCAATCCGACTCCCCATATCGGTGAGATGGAGACGACAAACCCCTGCGGCGAACAGCCCCTTCTGCCCTATGAAGCATGTGTACTCGGGTCTCTTGACCTCGTGAAATATGTCAGCATGACGATATTCGATTCTCCACGGTCCCAAATGCAACCGGTCAACAGACGGATCGACTTCGGGATGCTCGCTGAAGACATCACGACCGCTGTAAGGTTTCTTGATGATGCAATAGAGGTAAACCGGTATCCGGTTCCTGAGATCGAGAGGATGCATAAAGGCAACCGGAAGATCGGTCTCGGTGTCATGGGCTGGGCTGATATGCTGATACTCCTCGGAATACCCTATAACCACAAAAGCGCGTTCGCCCTTGCGAAAAATCTGATGAGATTCATCAGAGACACATCGAGAAAGGCGTCAGTAATGCTTGCGGAACAACGGGGGGTATTTCCCAACTTCAGCGGGTCGGTCTATGACGCCCCATCAATGCCCCGTGTGAGAAATGCGACGTTGACAACTATCGCGCCGACAGGAACGCTCTCTCTCATTGCCGACTGCTCGAGCGGCATAGAGCCGCTTTTTGCCCTTGCATTCAGGAGGCGCATCCTGGACACGGAACTCAGTGAAGTGAACAGGCATTTCTTTGCGGTTGCGCGGAAACGCAAATTCTTCAGTGAAGCCCTGAGGAAAAAGGTCATGCGCAGGGGAGACCTGCGTGGTGTGAGGGCTGTGCCGGAAGATATCAGGAGGTTGTTCATGACGGCACATGAAATACCTCCGGAGGACCACATCAGGATGCAGGCCTGTTTCCAGAAATATACCGACAATGCGGTATCGAAGACGATCAATATGCCGTACCGGTCAAAAAAAGAGGATGTTGCGAAGGCGTTTCTGCTGGCTTACGAAATCGGGTGCAAGGGGATTACGGTCTTTCGGTACGGAACTGCAAGAAAAGGAACGATGGTAAGGTGGGAAGATGCTGATTGACCGTTTTGCATGTTATACAGCGGAATCCGAAGATTGCGTTTCTGACCCGGCGATTTCCCGGATCAGCCACGCTACCTGAGCCTTGATCTCATCCCTAGCGCGCCTGAAGTCCTTCATTATCTGTTTTTCAGTTCCTATTGTTCCGACAGGGTCTCTGATAGGCCAGAAAAGACGTTTCACTCCCAACGGTGCCCGGGGACAGAATTTTTCCACGTTGCTGCAGAGGATGATCACGAGGTCCATGGGGACAAAAAGGTCTGCATCTATTGTTTTTGATTTCTGTCCCGAAATATCAATGCCGAGTTCCTTCATAACCGTGATTGCCCTTGGGTGAACCCCTGCGGCCATGAGACCGGCGCTGTGGACTTCGACGATACCCTTGCCGAATTCCCTGGCAAATCCTTCGGCCATCTGGCTTCTGCAGGAATTTGCAGTGCACAGAAAAAGAATTTTTTTCATCAGTTGCATTCCTCTACAATTATCCGTAAGGTTTGGTCATTGAGCAAGGCTGTTCCGTACGTATTCATTTCATGCTCATGAGTAACGCAGTTTCTTTGTCACAAACGCTATTATGAAAGAGACCACAAGCGCTCCGGACAGTATCAGAAAAGAAATGAACGCGTTGCTCAGTACCGCAGGATTGAACAGGAGAACCCCGCCAAGCCCTATCATCATCGTCCCGGATATGAGTTTCATGAGTCTCCCCTGCCATTCGGTAAGCTGTTTTTTCCCGAGGGTGATGGTGAAAATAATGACAATTACCGATAAAGGAATGACATATATAAGGTTGTAGAGTATAAGATATCCGTAATACGAAAAAGTATCAAGATTGTTCAGTGTCAGAATTCGCGTAAACACCATGGGAAATCCGGCAGTGCACAGGAGTTCGTATGAATTTGCGGCGATTGCAAGGACGACCGTTCCGATAAACATCGAAATGAATGAAGTTGATTTCATAAGCCTGCGCATGCGGTCGAAGAGTTTGGGTTTTGCGCTGTCAGGGATGTTGAGTGATACCCCCTTCCTGAAAAAGAAAAAGTCCTTAATGTTGATGACGGCAATCACCACAGCAATCGAACCGGCAATCCTGGTGATGATCTCGACCTGTCCCATAAACAGGAAGAGGTTGAGCCAGGCTGCCATGAAAACAAAGTATACGAACCCGGAAAAAAAGACGAAGATGCTCCCGATGAAAAACATTTTTTTCCGTGACTGCGCGTGGATGAGCAGACCGAGAAGGGAGAGCAGGACGAAGAATGCGCACGGATTGAAGCTGTCAAGTCCTGCTATCACGAGTGTGATTGCCGGAAGAGACATCCTCGATGCATCAAGATTTCCTATCCATGGGACATGGACTGTCCTGTTCTTTTCCGTGCATTCGAGATGTTCGGCGCCTTCAGATGGCTCTTTCGGCTTATGCATGTTTCTGGCTGCCTCAATCGAGAGTTTGCCGGAGAGAATTTGTCCGGGATCCGCACATTCATGGGAAATGCACGTCTGAAAAGCCTCGGTCATTTTTACCCTTAAGTCTGACGAAAAGCCGATAAACGCATTTTCACTGATAAACGTGACAGGGACACCGGAGGCCTTCATTTTGTAAGCCGCCGCCATAGCGCGCAGGAGTTCGGCGTTATGCTCATCATACCAGACTTCATAGTCCATGACTTTCATGCCGGGGTACTGCTTTTTCATCTCGCTGAGGAAAACCTTTTCTTCTTCACAATGGGGGCATCCTCTTCCCCAGAAGAAATATACGGTGAACTGATGGGGGTGGTTTCCGGCTGCAGGGCTTTCTGCAGCCGGTGCCCCGGCTTTTTGACGCGTTTCCGGGGGCTGAGAGCGTTCCGGGCTTTTCTCTTCAGTGGGAGTCAGGAGCTCCGCACATGCATTTGTCTGTTCCGCCTCCTGTTCACAGACGCCGTTCTGCGGAATAAGATCGATTGCATGCGAGGATCCTGCTATGCAGAGAAACGCAAGGAATATGGCGAAAAAAAGCACAGAACGCAGGAGCGTCATCAGGGCAGCATCTCGATGCAATGATATTGGTACGTCAAGTTAATGTTTTTCATGGATAATTTATTACTATATCCTAAAAGCACATCGTGATTAAATATATTTTTGCCGGAGTGGCTTCATGCAAAAAAAGACGTATCGGAAAATAGGGAAAAGGAGTTGTTTTCCGGATGTGAAGAAATATTGATAAAAAGCTTGAATAAAACATTGTATTGTTCTATTATTAAAGAAAATTATTGGGGGATATATGCTAAAGGAAAAGGTGGAAAATGTTCTTGAAAAGGTAAGAATGGGGCTCAAGAGAGATGGTGGCGACATCGAGCTCGTTGAAATAAAGGACTCTGTCGTGTATGTAAGGCTGAAGGGCGCATGCGGTTCATGTCCGATGTCGACCCTTACTCTGAAGAATTGGGTAGAGGCAAACCTGAAAAAAGAGATACCAGAGATAAGCGCGGTACGGGCGGTATAATTTCAGGAAGAAGGGGTTTGGAGAACAGGGATTGTTTTTAAACCTCGGATCGGTCAGCCAAAAGATGTCCCGGTATGCAGTTATGCTGCTGCTGATGCTGATTCTCGTCCCTCCTTTTGCGGCTGCTTCAGATATCGTACACGTAAAAGACATCCGTTACTGGTCATCACCTGATTACACGCGGGTGGTGATTGACCTCTCAGGTCCTGTTGATTTTTCACAGAACAGTCTTTCAAATCCTGACAGGATATATTTTGACCTCACACATGCGTCAATCCCAAGGGATATCAAAACTACCTTTCCGGTGGGAGACGGCATACTGAAGTCAATCAGGGCAAGCCAGTACAATGAAAAAACGGTCAGGGTTGTACTCGACATTGAAACGCTGTCCGATTCCAGGTCATTCGTTATTGAGAATCCTGCGCGGCTTGTTGTCGATCTGTATGGAAAACAAAAACCTGTTGAAAAACAGGACATACGTTCTGCCAGAAGGCGAATCGTTATCGATCCGGGTCACGGAGGCCATGACCCCGGAGCCGTAGGCCCCAAAAAACTCTATGAAAAAGATGTCGTGCTCGATATAGCCCTGAAACTGAAGGAAATACTCATGAAAGATCCCCTGAATGAGGTGTTTCTTACGAGGGAAAAAGACATTTACATCCCTCTTGAAGAGAGGACAGTCATTGCGAACAGGAAGAATGCGGACTTGTTTGTTTCCATCCATGCCAATGCAAGTCCGAAAAGCACCGCAAAAGGGATCGAAACATATCTGCTCAACTGGACTGATGATGAGGAGGCAATGCGGGTTGCAGCGCGGGAGAATGCGATATCCCTGAAAAGAATGAAAGCGATGCAGCGGCAGATGGACGTCGTCGAGATCATCAAGAGCGACCTTATGAGGGAGAACAAAAGGGATGAATCCATTAGGCTGGCAAATTACATTCAGAAGTCTCTGGTGACAAACCTTGGTACCCGTTATCAGCATGTCGTGGACCTTGGCGTCAAGCAGGCGCTTTTTTATGTCCTTTTCGGTGCAAAAATGCCCTCGGTTCTTGTGGAGGTTTCCTTTATCAGCAACCCGCAGGAGGAATTTCTCCTCTCGAAGGATTCTTACCGTTCCGATATCGCGCGGGCAATAGCGGATGGTCTCGGCACATATGTCACCTCTGCTCCGGTTATTCAGAAGATGGCAGACACGAGAGAGAACAGACGGTTTTACAGGTAGATTTTGCTCCCTGAAATCAAGATCCTTGCGTATATCACGTTCAGCATTTCCCTTTTTTTTATCCACAGCCTCGCCCTGTTTGCGGGCATTGCGTTCGGAATACTGGTACTGTTCATGAGAATACCGTTCAGGCGCCTCACACAGGGGTGGGTACCGATTCTGTTGTTCCTGTCATTCACATTCATCGGAAATATGCTGTTTCAGCAGGGAAAAATCGTGGCGCTTGCGGGCCCTTTTGTAATCACAGAAGAAGGCCTAAGGGTTGCTGCAGAAAGGACAATGAGGGTTTTTTTGCTGATTGCAGGCGCGAAACTCCTGACAGCGTCGACAGATACGGAGACGCTTCTGAATGCAATGGCGCGGCTGTTGCGCCCTCTTGAACGTTTCAGGATACCTGTAAGCGAATTTTTTTCCACAATGGGGATGACGATGAGATTTCTTCCGGAGCTGAAAGAGCAGATCGTCTCCGGTTACAGGCAAGAAATGCAGGGCAGGAAGGTTAAGGGGTTCCGTGAACGTGTGAGACTTCTCTCATCGTTTCTGGTTCCGCTTTTCGTGAAGAACATGCAGGCTCCTGAAAGATTTCCCGAAAAAAAGGAAAAGAATGAAAAAATCTCCTGAAATTCTCATACAGGGAGGAATGGTATGTGATGGGACCGGCTCGGAGCCTTTTGAGGCAGATATCGGGATATCAGGAGAAAGGATCATTCTTATTGATAGATCCGGCCGCAGGAAAAAGAAAGCGTCAGGTGCTTCCGTTCGTGTGGTAGAAGCACGGGATATGACGGTTACGCCGGGTTTCATCGATACCCATGCACACTCGGAATTTACCCTGCTGGCGGACCCCCGCGCCGAGGGAAAAATATGCCAGGGCATTACCACCGAAATAAACGGGAATTGCGGACTTTCCGCTGCCCCGATGTCAGGCGAAGCCCTGAAGCAGAGGGAAGAAGATCTCAGGGGGTATGATATCAGGGAGCGATGGGGGACATTCGGGGAATATTTCGGCCTGCTCGAGAAGAGAAACATCTCAATGAAC from the Nitrospirota bacterium genome contains:
- a CDS encoding PAS domain S-box protein — protein: MENKTEISFFKKQHLILLTAVISMLLIAGGVLYYRAEARAIRKEKYDELKAIASLKIGQITQWREERIADAGVLSQSPFFVRRIEQWLANPEDPSSKENILELLSHKQEEYYDNDIILSSPEGNLLLSLAHRTKKLDAFTSGKIIEAVHMQQVILTDFYLCSIDDKVHLDIIAPVVNEQRITISALVFSIDPDNYLYPIIQLWPTPSKTAETMLVRRDGESVLFLNELRHRKNTALQLRRALTEKDLPVVQAVQGFEGIIEGKDYRGIDVLADIRPVPETPWHMVTKVDRSEIFAKLRYRGTVTVLFIFLMLILTGTGIAWLYHSRQKNIYRELFLKERDLRIAQEEFRITLYSIGDAVITADTKGNLRHMNAVAEQLTGWKEHEAKGRPLQEIFRIMHEETREWLEDPVHKVLNEGTVIGLANDTLLVSRDGMEIPIANSCSPVRSEKGDIIAVVLVFRDQTEERAAQKVLQESEQRFRLFYEQSPAPYQSLDAEGRILDINNAWLETMGYARNEVIGKRFGDFLSGSSSSLFPERFSQFKSEGEIHGVEYEMKHKDGSTIIVSFEGSVSCNKKGDFLQTHCVFTNITEQKLAEEKIRESQRHLSTLIGNLPGIAYRCAYDRNWTMEYISEGCIELTGYQPEDFIGNKTLAFNDIIHPDYQEYLYEKWTKILSNKEVFTDEYPIITKDGKEKWVWEQGCGIYSEQGDVIALEGFITDVTERKQAEEEIRKLNEELEQRVEERTTALKAANRELEAFTYSVSHDLRAPLRAIDGFTQMLVRHLGADFDDEGKRVCSVIVESTKKMARLIDDLLALSRLGRTEMHFASIDMKTMAGEVFAELTTPEMQQRIDFALGDLPSADGDPALLRQVWTNLISNAVKFSAHRERASISVTSSKEEEKAVYCIQDNGAGFNMKYQNKLFGVFQRLHSEREFEGTGVGLAIVQRIIHRHGGEVWAKGEVDKGAEFCFSMPVKERKL
- a CDS encoding arsenate reductase ArsC, which produces MKKILFLCTANSCRSQMAEGFAREFGKGIVEVHSAGLMAAGVHPRAITVMKELGIDISGQKSKTIDADLFVPMDLVIILCSNVEKFCPRAPLGVKRLFWPIRDPVGTIGTEKQIMKDFRRARDEIKAQVAWLIREIAGSETQSSDSAV
- a CDS encoding addiction module protein encodes the protein MATNTQKVLKNALELPTLERATLIDRLLSSLDQPNEQIDNLWRKEVEDRIKAYKAGKIKSVSLKEALSKYQK
- a CDS encoding YajQ family cyclic di-GMP-binding protein; this encodes MADEHSFDIVSRVDMQEVSNAVQQAAKEISQRFDFKGSKSSIDLNKEKAEIILIADDDYKMKSLTEILKGKLVKRNVSLKSLSFGKAEHAAGDTLRQPVSLQQGIATERAKDIVKLIKEMKLKVQAEIQKDQVRVRAKKIDDLQSVIGMLKKKEFDYHIEFINYR
- a CDS encoding 2-isopropylmalate synthase, yielding MRTVRIFDTTLRDGEQSPGASMNVQEKLTLAKQLAKLGVDVIEAGFAFSSPGDFEAIKTIGNEVEGPVICSLARAKPEDIKSAWEALRDAPQKRIHTFHSTSDIHLKYQFRVSREEALKRSVEMVKLARSYVDDVEFSPMDATRTDIGYLCEVVEAVIEAGASTVNIPDTVGYTIPVEFGAMIRAICERVRNIDRAVISVHCHNDLGLATANSLAAVLNGAGQIECTLNGIGERAGNCSMEEVVMTLRTRSDVFHADTGINTEEIMRSSRLVTKITGISVQPNKAIVGANAFAHESGIHQDGLLKEKSTYEIIRPESIGLYSAKLVLGKHSGRHAFKTRLKEIGYVLEDDELNAVFERFKKLADQKKDIFDEDIEALMAVDVMKVPEVYSLVDLHILCGIHQKPTAAVKIKIGDEIVDRMEHGDGPVDATYKAIAAITDTKSRLLKFEVKSITGGTDALGEVVVSLEEGDRNVRGHGADTDIIVAAAKAYINALNKLAAKKHH
- a CDS encoding type II toxin-antitoxin system RelE/ParE family toxin, which gives rise to MQIRLLDIAQIEFDEAIEYYNSESAGLGNSFLREILNAIERIRHFPLAWHPFSSNTRRCQLHRFPYGIIYQITDTEILIVAIAHLHRNPDYWKERIRKHN
- the pssA gene encoding CDP-diacylglycerol--serine O-phosphatidyltransferase; the encoded protein is MRKGIYILPNTLTLCGMLLGFFSILASLKGNYLHASWAIIFATIFDGLDGWVARLTHSTTRFGIELDSLSDLVAFGVAPAVMMYKWALYPFGRIGWAAAFLFLACGALRLARYNVQMGSAESKSFTGMPIPGAAIIVATLVIFHHEVWDSLPGRNYFILLLIFTLAVLMVSTLRFHGAKELDFRRRKPFWILVAIVVMLTIILIHPPVALFIFAMIYLIAGIIENIILFYRKKKKIHKAGVTQ
- a CDS encoding adenosylcobalamin-dependent ribonucleoside-diphosphate reductase encodes the protein MELSENALRVLRARYLLRNEKGDIVETPEGMFMRVASAVASAESQFDEIREEWQEKFYSLMAELRFLPNSPALMNAGKDIGQLAACFVLPVDDSMKGIFDSLKDAALILQSGGGTGFSFSRLRPKDDVVRSTGGFASGPVSFMKIYNMATDVIKQGGARRGANMGILRVDHPDIIEFIRIKRTEREMTNFNISVAVTDSFMKALRNNVEYALVNPRSRNQAGRMRARTVFKEIVQSAWETGDPGIVFIDRINRANPTPHIGEMETTNPCGEQPLLPYEACVLGSLDLVKYVSMTIFDSPRSQMQPVNRRIDFGMLAEDITTAVRFLDDAIEVNRYPVPEIERMHKGNRKIGLGVMGWADMLILLGIPYNHKSAFALAKNLMRFIRDTSRKASVMLAEQRGVFPNFSGSVYDAPSMPRVRNATLTTIAPTGTLSLIADCSSGIEPLFALAFRRRILDTELSEVNRHFFAVARKRKFFSEALRKKVMRRGDLRGVRAVPEDIRRLFMTAHEIPPEDHIRMQACFQKYTDNAVSKTINMPYRSKKEDVAKAFLLAYEIGCKGITVFRYGTARKGTMVRWEDAD